One Ignavibacterium album JCM 16511 genomic region harbors:
- a CDS encoding META domain-containing protein, producing the protein MKIILSVLITLITFSGCSSHQKMSDNNSNLPDSGKTEIVAPSFYREKFLRGIDFYARGNEPNWVLEIDFDSSMNFSEMNGFNFRTPAVKGIKAQDADVTNFRAQTESGELSVTISKEKCQDNMSGEMFDYKVRIQIKKSNEANFTDFSGCGKYLYDYRLNDIWIMEEMTNVVLKKENLMKGLPMFEFNLADMRFSGHAGCNQMSGAIKVKGNKIIFGNLISTKMACPDMTVEQKVIEALNDKSFTYKIEKLKLVLESESGIRMIFRKTD; encoded by the coding sequence ATGAAAATAATTTTAAGCGTTCTGATTACTCTAATTACATTTTCGGGTTGTTCATCTCATCAGAAAATGAGCGATAACAATTCTAATCTGCCTGATTCGGGCAAGACAGAGATTGTTGCTCCTTCATTCTATCGGGAAAAATTTTTAAGAGGAATTGATTTTTATGCAAGAGGCAACGAACCTAACTGGGTTCTTGAAATTGATTTTGACAGCTCAATGAATTTTTCCGAAATGAACGGTTTTAATTTTAGGACTCCGGCAGTTAAAGGAATAAAAGCTCAGGATGCCGATGTTACAAACTTCAGAGCACAGACTGAAAGTGGGGAGTTATCTGTTACAATTTCAAAAGAGAAATGTCAGGATAATATGTCGGGTGAAATGTTTGATTATAAAGTTCGTATTCAAATCAAAAAAAGCAACGAAGCAAACTTTACTGATTTTAGTGGCTGCGGAAAATATTTATATGATTATCGTTTGAATGATATTTGGATAATGGAAGAGATGACAAATGTTGTGTTGAAAAAAGAAAATCTGATGAAAGGTTTGCCAATGTTTGAGTTCAATCTTGCTGATATGAGATTCAGCGGACATGCAGGTTGCAATCAGATGTCAGGAGCTATAAAAGTTAAAGGTAATAAAATTATATTCGGAAATCTTATCTCAACTAAAATGGCTTGTCCTGATATGACTGTTGAGCAGAAAGTTATTGAAGCACTAAATGACAAATCATTCACATATAAAATCGAAAAGTTAAAACTTGTTTTGGAATCTGAATCGGGAATAAGAATGATATTCAGAAAAACAGATTAA
- a CDS encoding T9SS type A sorting domain-containing protein, giving the protein MKKIFLSIVLFFTINIFSQNPLQPQISITITVTDGRNDIRNLKVGIDPLATDDIDEILGEGDLPPFPPLSVFEARFNLPINDFNGTRSSYWDFRNGTAPFTGTIEHRLVFQKGEGDSVVIYWNFPNSVTALLQDIVTGGFINIQMSGEGEFVVPNPDVFNKLKLFITYNGTTDIEDNGLTVNDFCLYQNYPNPFNPSTTIKYSIETTQFITLKIYDVLGNEIKTLVNETKQPGFFEINYTPEYELSGGIYYLELIGNKLNDSGDFSRKVKKMIYLK; this is encoded by the coding sequence ATGAAAAAAATATTTCTTTCAATAGTACTGTTTTTTACTATAAACATATTTTCTCAAAATCCACTACAACCTCAAATATCAATAACAATTACTGTTACTGATGGTAGAAACGATATAAGAAATCTAAAGGTTGGTATTGACCCTTTAGCTACAGATGATATAGATGAAATCCTTGGAGAAGGCGATCTCCCACCCTTTCCACCATTATCAGTATTTGAAGCCAGGTTCAACCTTCCGATTAATGATTTTAATGGTACAAGGTCATCCTATTGGGATTTTAGAAACGGAACTGCACCATTTACAGGAACTATTGAACATCGTCTTGTATTTCAAAAAGGCGAAGGAGATTCGGTAGTTATATATTGGAATTTCCCAAATTCAGTTACTGCCTTATTACAGGATATCGTAACGGGGGGATTCATTAATATTCAAATGAGTGGTGAAGGTGAATTTGTTGTCCCAAATCCCGATGTTTTTAATAAACTGAAATTATTCATTACATACAATGGAACTACAGACATTGAGGATAACGGTTTAACTGTTAATGATTTCTGCCTCTACCAAAATTACCCCAATCCTTTTAATCCATCAACAACAATAAAATATTCCATAGAAACAACTCAATTTATCACACTGAAAATTTATGATGTCCTTGGTAATGAAATTAAAACATTAGTTAATGAAACTAAGCAACCAGGATTTTTTGAAATTAATTATACTCCTGAATATGAATTAAGCGGTGGAATATATTACCTTGAACTAATCGGAAATAAGCTAAATGATTCAGGAGACTTCTCTCGAAAAGTAAAAAAAATGATATATCTAAAATGA
- a CDS encoding DUF302 domain-containing protein, with protein MKYGFSKITDYSFEEAIQKVTDELKKEGFGVLTTIDVKETLKNKLNVDFKKYTILGACNPSLAHQALQAEEELGLLLPCNVIVYEKEGKSVVSVFDPMILAYIIDNPNMKAVAEEVKIKLERVLEAV; from the coding sequence ATGAAATACGGATTTTCTAAAATAACAGATTATTCGTTTGAAGAAGCAATTCAGAAAGTAACTGATGAACTGAAAAAAGAGGGCTTCGGAGTTCTCACAACAATTGATGTTAAGGAAACTTTAAAGAATAAGCTTAATGTTGATTTTAAAAAATATACAATACTCGGAGCTTGTAATCCTTCGCTTGCTCATCAGGCACTTCAGGCAGAAGAAGAATTGGGATTGCTTTTACCCTGTAATGTTATAGTTTATGAAAAAGAAGGGAAGTCAGTAGTTTCAGTATTTGATCCGATGATATTAGCTTATATAATTGATAATCCGAATATGAAAGCCGTTGCAGAAGAAGTTAAGATAAAGCTCGAAAGAGTACTTGAAGCAGTTTAA
- a CDS encoding rhodanese-like domain-containing protein has product MDASQIFFYGLLLILILYIARKVYLYRSVKNYSPAELTEKLKKDKNVILLDVRTPQERKQDYIKGSFHIPLYDLGADKKELLKFKDKEIICYCRTGNRSLIAASKLRKLGFNSANLKGGIIFWNKADLK; this is encoded by the coding sequence ATGGACGCTTCACAAATATTTTTTTATGGTCTTTTGCTCATTTTGATTCTTTATATAGCTAGAAAAGTATATCTCTATCGTTCTGTTAAGAATTATTCGCCGGCTGAGTTAACAGAAAAATTAAAGAAAGATAAAAATGTTATCCTGCTAGATGTAAGAACTCCGCAGGAAAGGAAACAGGATTATATAAAGGGTTCTTTTCATATTCCGCTTTATGATTTAGGTGCTGATAAAAAAGAACTTTTGAAGTTCAAAGACAAAGAAATAATATGCTACTGCAGAACCGGCAACCGAAGTTTGATTGCTGCATCTAAACTACGTAAGCTTGGATTTAATTCTGCAAATCTTAAAGGAGGAATAATTTTTTGGAACAAAGCAGATTTGAAATAA
- the trxA gene encoding thioredoxin, with protein sequence MTEHLTKETFLEKVFDYEKNQEWKYQGKLPALIDFWAPWCGPCRIVGPILEELSEEYAGKIKIYKVNTDEEQELGAVFGIRSIPSLLFIPVDGQPKMAVGALPKETLKQAIEKELLTQAA encoded by the coding sequence ATGACTGAACATTTAACAAAAGAAACATTTTTAGAAAAAGTTTTTGATTACGAAAAAAATCAGGAGTGGAAGTATCAGGGCAAATTACCTGCACTGATAGATTTCTGGGCTCCGTGGTGTGGTCCTTGCAGAATCGTTGGTCCAATTTTAGAAGAACTATCAGAAGAATATGCCGGAAAGATTAAGATTTATAAAGTTAATACAGATGAAGAGCAGGAACTTGGTGCGGTTTTCGGAATAAGAAGCATACCATCATTATTATTTATTCCGGTTGATGGTCAGCCGAAAATGGCAGTTGGTGCTTTACCAAAAGAAACCTTAAAACAGGCAATTGAAAAAGAGCTTTTAACACAAGCTGCATAA
- a CDS encoding choice-of-anchor D domain-containing protein yields MRKLFSILSLVVLLVGVAAAQPEIDIPMTFGDGVALNNQIRFGLGLTMTNGIDFPWESDLPPFPPAGAFEARFDLTPYAGSALSSYQDYRPAASFPFSGTVEHRIIWQLGDGNTGFYIGYNLPPEATILIKDELGGIVFNSGTLSGSGTYHITAPLTSARMTVTYTNIGNVPAPGFSLSPASLNFGPVAVGSSSAAQTVTVTNSGTLPLSITNITSDNAQFTFTSAALPITVPAGGNTTVDVTFTPSSLGNQSGNIIFTHNAPGSPTSLPVQGVGADAGPTFAVSPASVNFGNVSVGNTVTANVTVTNNGLTNPLVISSAVAAPGDFSVSPASATVPPLGSQVFTVSFTPSAGGTINGTLTFTHNASGSPSTVNLTGNGVAVFGLIFAQDTVYNLEDSSYTETMQLKSLSAKAQALQFRILVNKSAGDNIFLTFQNIQKGSDVSDPSWVLQYNVFRGPLTSNGASVDSIYVLLYNLNQNGGLNPGDYNDLFKVKYRVADLPALVDTARSTFKITNAEASTYQGFPINITPSRNTLTVLATNRVRSYGDVNGDGFIDILDLIDVVDHIVGRDSLDAAEFARADIAPWTIGAPDPTPDGFVNVQDLSVIQNIILTGFYPSGVQVNNKPEVQNNYLAKSNGDEEAKLILYLNKNGIAMHLDSKVAIRGAQIHFGQLPDNPGNVNMESELGGGYYFHQVDLLRVLMYDQAGQKYIEEGRHYLGNIPFTIQRPQDISIDKLILVSLDKRKLTNIKVEIIYGDAPLPYDYELFQNFPNPFNPSTSVMFTVPKNGLVTIKVYDMLGQEVATLVNEVVDRGVYTVNWDGLTNQGSYVASGNYIYRMVAGDFVKSRKMMLIK; encoded by the coding sequence TTCATTGGTTGTTCTGTTAGTAGGTGTAGCTGCAGCACAACCTGAAATAGACATCCCAATGACTTTTGGAGATGGTGTTGCATTGAATAACCAAATCAGATTTGGATTAGGTTTGACAATGACAAATGGTATTGATTTCCCTTGGGAAAGCGATCTACCACCATTCCCACCAGCAGGTGCTTTTGAAGCTAGATTTGATTTAACCCCTTATGCCGGCTCTGCATTGAGTTCATATCAGGACTACAGACCTGCTGCTTCTTTCCCATTCAGCGGTACAGTTGAACACAGAATAATATGGCAGTTGGGCGATGGTAATACCGGTTTCTACATTGGTTATAATCTTCCACCTGAAGCGACGATACTTATCAAAGATGAACTTGGTGGAATAGTCTTCAATAGTGGTACATTAAGCGGTTCAGGTACTTATCATATTACTGCACCATTAACATCTGCAAGAATGACCGTTACATATACTAATATAGGGAATGTTCCTGCACCGGGTTTTAGTTTATCTCCGGCTTCATTAAACTTCGGACCAGTAGCTGTTGGTTCAAGTTCTGCTGCTCAAACAGTGACTGTTACCAACAGTGGAACATTACCACTTAGTATAACTAACATTACATCAGATAATGCTCAGTTTACTTTCACATCTGCAGCATTACCAATTACAGTTCCTGCAGGTGGAAATACAACTGTTGATGTAACATTTACACCAAGTTCGTTGGGTAATCAATCAGGTAATATTATTTTCACACACAATGCCCCCGGCTCACCAACTTCATTACCTGTTCAGGGTGTTGGTGCAGATGCAGGACCAACATTTGCAGTATCACCTGCATCAGTAAACTTTGGAAATGTTTCAGTTGGTAATACTGTTACTGCTAATGTAACTGTAACAAATAACGGATTAACAAATCCATTGGTAATTTCAAGTGCTGTTGCAGCACCAGGTGACTTTTCAGTTTCTCCTGCATCGGCAACAGTTCCGCCTTTGGGAAGTCAGGTATTTACAGTGTCATTTACTCCAAGTGCCGGCGGAACAATAAACGGTACATTAACATTTACTCATAATGCATCTGGTTCACCAAGTACTGTAAACCTCACCGGTAATGGTGTTGCTGTATTTGGATTAATCTTCGCACAAGATACTGTTTACAATCTTGAAGACTCATCATATACAGAAACAATGCAATTAAAGAGTCTGAGTGCAAAAGCACAGGCATTGCAGTTCAGAATACTTGTCAATAAATCAGCCGGTGATAATATATTCCTTACATTCCAGAATATTCAGAAGGGTTCTGATGTAAGTGACCCAAGTTGGGTTCTTCAGTATAATGTATTCCGTGGTCCTTTAACTTCAAACGGAGCTTCGGTAGATTCTATTTATGTATTACTTTACAATCTGAATCAGAACGGTGGACTCAATCCGGGCGATTACAATGATCTGTTCAAAGTTAAATATCGTGTAGCTGATCTGCCCGCACTCGTTGATACAGCAAGATCAACCTTCAAGATAACAAATGCAGAAGCATCAACATATCAGGGATTCCCGATTAACATCACTCCTTCGAGAAATACCCTTACAGTTCTTGCAACTAACAGAGTAAGAAGTTATGGTGATGTTAACGGCGATGGTTTCATTGACATTCTTGACCTGATTGATGTTGTTGATCATATCGTTGGACGTGACTCTCTGGATGCAGCTGAATTTGCACGAGCTGATATTGCTCCGTGGACAATTGGTGCACCGGATCCTACACCAGATGGATTTGTAAATGTTCAGGACCTCTCAGTTATACAGAACATAATTCTTACAGGATTCTATCCAAGCGGAGTTCAGGTTAATAACAAACCCGAAGTTCAAAACAACTATCTTGCTAAATCTAACGGTGATGAAGAGGCAAAACTTATTCTCTATCTGAATAAGAATGGAATTGCAATGCATCTTGATTCAAAAGTTGCAATCCGTGGTGCTCAGATTCATTTCGGACAGTTGCCTGATAATCCCGGCAATGTAAATATGGAGTCCGAACTTGGTGGCGGTTATTACTTCCATCAGGTTGATTTGCTGAGAGTACTTATGTATGATCAGGCAGGTCAGAAGTATATTGAAGAAGGAAGACACTATCTTGGAAATATTCCATTCACAATTCAGAGACCACAGGATATTTCAATTGATAAGTTAATCCTTGTAAGCTTAGATAAGAGAAAACTTACAAACATTAAAGTTGAAATAATCTATGGCGATGCACCGCTTCCTTATGATTATGAATTGTTCCAGAACTTCCCGAATCCATTCAACCCATCAACAAGTGTAATGTTCACTGTGCCGAAGAACGGATTGGTAACAATCAAAGTTTATGATATGCTCGGTCAGGAAGTTGCAACTTTGGTTAATGAAGTTGTTGACAGAGGCGTTTACACTGTTAACTGGGATGGATTGACAAATCAGGGTTCCTATGTGGCCAGCGGAAACTATATCTACAGAATGGTTGCAGGTGATTTCGTTAAATCAAGAAAGATGATGTTAATTAAATAA
- a CDS encoding T9SS type A sorting domain-containing protein, with product MKKHLFFLTALFLFSTFSFAQFQEPTVKLPLTIDDGAGASRTMFFGLDTLGTDGIDIIFGESDVPPFPPIGAFEARFFLPENNFSGSLGSYIDIRNATFPFTGQKEFRLAYQPGFGTVINVTWNLPHNQANGVLQDIITGTLINVPMADSGMYTVTNPNVFNRLKMLINFVNIIPVELSSFSASVIGSSVQLNWTTATELNNSGFEVQRKTDNSDWQTLTFIKGAGTTTQPQSYSYVDNSVSSNTKYYYRLRQNDFDGKFSFSNVIEIDISSPKDYSLEQNYPNPFNPSTNISFTLPKSSNVKLTVYNHLGEEVTQIVNQQLEAGTFIYNWNANGQASGIYFYELQADGFKQTRKMSLLK from the coding sequence ATGAAAAAACATTTATTCTTTTTAACTGCTTTGTTTTTGTTTAGTACATTCTCATTTGCACAATTTCAGGAACCAACTGTCAAACTGCCTCTTACTATTGATGATGGAGCAGGTGCGAGCAGAACAATGTTCTTTGGACTCGATACACTCGGAACAGATGGCATTGATATTATTTTTGGTGAAAGCGATGTACCACCGTTTCCACCTATCGGAGCATTTGAGGCAAGATTCTTTTTACCTGAAAATAACTTCTCGGGTTCACTCGGTTCCTACATAGATATCAGAAATGCTACATTCCCCTTTACAGGGCAGAAAGAATTTCGTCTTGCTTATCAACCTGGTTTCGGAACCGTTATAAATGTAACCTGGAATCTTCCTCATAATCAGGCAAACGGAGTATTACAGGATATCATTACAGGGACTTTAATTAATGTTCCTATGGCTGATTCCGGAATGTACACTGTTACTAACCCGAATGTTTTCAACAGATTGAAGATGTTAATAAACTTCGTTAACATTATTCCTGTAGAACTTTCTTCCTTTTCTGCTTCGGTTATCGGCTCTTCGGTTCAGCTTAACTGGACTACTGCAACCGAGTTGAATAACAGCGGATTTGAGGTTCAGAGAAAAACAGATAACTCTGACTGGCAAACACTTACTTTTATAAAAGGTGCCGGAACAACAACTCAACCACAAAGTTATTCTTATGTTGATAATTCTGTAAGTTCAAACACTAAATACTACTACAGACTCAGACAGAATGACTTTGATGGTAAATTCAGTTTTTCAAATGTTATTGAAATTGACATAAGTTCACCGAAGGATTATTCACTTGAACAGAATTATCCTAATCCTTTTAATCCTTCAACTAATATTTCTTTTACATTGCCAAAGTCATCCAATGTAAAATTAACCGTTTATAATCATTTGGGAGAAGAAGTAACACAAATAGTAAATCAACAGCTTGAAGCCGGAACATTTATTTATAACTGGAATGCAAACGGACAAGCATCCGGAATTTATTTTTATGAACTTCAGGCCGATGGTTTTAAGCAAACAAGGAAAATGAGTCTCCTGAAATAA
- a CDS encoding YbeD family protein, with the protein MILDENSKRPEIEYPCNWDYKIIGTDVSEMVKVIEEAVGDLTYEITPSNISKKGNYFSLNLTVFVPSEIVRDIIFQKVSASSFVKIVF; encoded by the coding sequence ATGATTCTTGACGAAAACAGTAAAAGACCTGAAATTGAATATCCCTGCAACTGGGATTATAAAATAATCGGGACAGATGTGAGTGAAATGGTAAAGGTAATTGAGGAAGCTGTTGGTGATTTGACTTATGAAATAACTCCTTCAAACATCAGCAAGAAAGGCAACTATTTCAGTCTGAATCTTACAGTATTTGTTCCATCGGAAATTGTAAGAGATATTATATTTCAGAAAGTATCTGCGAGCTCTTTTGTTAAGATTGTGTTTTGA